One part of the Marinobacter sp. M3C genome encodes these proteins:
- a CDS encoding DUF302 domain-containing protein, whose protein sequence is MSYTILGACNPNMAWEAIGVEPRVGAMLPCNVILRETAEGVEVSAVDPVSSMSAIDNEQLKQVAGEVRDTLSEVINAI, encoded by the coding sequence TCGGTGCATGTAATCCAAACATGGCTTGGGAAGCGATCGGCGTAGAACCTCGGGTAGGAGCAATGTTGCCATGCAACGTTATTCTTCGCGAGACAGCCGAGGGTGTTGAAGTCAGTGCGGTTGATCCCGTTTCATCCATGAGCGCAATCGACAATGAGCAGCTCAAGCAGGTTGCGGGTGAGGTGAGAGATACGCTGTCTGAAGTTATCAACGCAATCTGA
- a CDS encoding DUF4175 domain-containing protein, whose amino-acid sequence MKSFTKVIAISLIMATPVVWAQGSDNQQRSGGMMMSLEQTQEMQQNMSRMQDMTGQMRQNSGQDHQELMQEHMDRMQEQMRMMRDGMMGNRGMMNGQGMMKGEGMMNDQGMQGNSSQGQPAIKPEDRFQFMEKRMDQMQLMMEQMLEHQQELQGRSK is encoded by the coding sequence ATGAAGAGTTTCACCAAAGTAATCGCAATCTCGTTGATTATGGCCACACCGGTTGTCTGGGCGCAGGGTTCAGATAACCAGCAGAGGTCCGGTGGCATGATGATGTCCTTAGAACAAACACAGGAAATGCAGCAGAATATGTCCCGCATGCAGGATATGACCGGCCAGATGCGGCAAAATTCCGGACAAGACCATCAAGAGCTCATGCAGGAGCATATGGATCGCATGCAAGAGCAGATGCGCATGATGCGGGACGGTATGATGGGCAACCGAGGCATGATGAATGGCCAAGGAATGATGAAAGGCGAGGGAATGATGAATGATCAAGGTATGCAGGGGAATTCCAGCCAGGGTCAACCTGCAATTAAACCGGAGGATCGCTTCCAATTTATGGAAAAACGCATGGATCAGATGCAGTTGATGATGGAGCAAATGCTGGAGCATCAGCAGGAGTTGCAAGGCCGCTCGAAATAA